One window of Candidatus Leptovillus gracilis genomic DNA carries:
- a CDS encoding ATP-binding protein, producing the protein MVTTSDFPLALRAISERLNFSCSGPRQVGRFQTYEVDLSDWSLSLTDANPCVWIKAADLKGLTPPQLADNVRDVVRERGWQNSTVLLFVDGRSAALRTYLPPALPTFVLIGQEQQAQIQVADSPTAVTLDILLSQMPRSQLAPYEINKPVVGSRFFGRRMEINKILQHPDANYLFLGIRRVGKTSLLKELKQRMDRLDPPGAGQIRRLYVDCTVINSEEEFLRTLAYHLDPSEMKLLLGRAAESTRYQNLMFDRFASLHGAPITFLIDELDRLLTHVGNQWGLFDVLRAASNAGKARFIMAGYRRAMRASTNQQSPFFNLAETINLGRLKRSEVRQMIVAPMERLRIAIQNRENVINRINRETAGLPNYVQFYCKTLLEQLDEEGRDAITEDDLQVVYENREFRNFVLDTFMSNTEPVERALVYALVVADDHPTGQSVFSQRSMDDVLKKRNLKLTYEQLDQACRNLAVAGVFNEVGRDFEFAAPLFQHMLRQTRDVEFLFDKTREEILGAKLLT; encoded by the coding sequence ATGGTAACAACGTCGGATTTTCCATTGGCTCTGCGGGCGATCAGCGAACGGCTGAATTTCAGTTGTTCTGGCCCGCGGCAGGTCGGCCGTTTTCAGACTTATGAGGTGGATTTGTCCGACTGGAGCCTGAGTCTGACCGACGCCAATCCGTGCGTCTGGATCAAGGCGGCTGACCTGAAGGGGCTGACTCCGCCGCAGTTGGCCGACAATGTGCGCGACGTGGTGCGCGAGCGGGGCTGGCAAAACAGCACGGTGTTATTGTTTGTAGACGGCCGTTCTGCTGCCCTGCGCACCTATTTACCACCAGCCCTTCCCACGTTTGTGCTGATTGGGCAGGAGCAGCAGGCGCAAATTCAGGTGGCCGATTCACCAACGGCCGTTACCCTGGATATTCTCCTCAGCCAGATGCCCCGCTCCCAACTTGCCCCCTACGAAATCAACAAACCGGTCGTCGGCAGCCGCTTTTTCGGCCGACGCATGGAAATCAACAAAATCTTGCAGCATCCCGACGCCAACTACCTCTTCCTGGGCATCCGGCGCGTGGGCAAAACCTCCCTGCTCAAAGAACTGAAACAGCGCATGGACCGCCTGGACCCACCCGGCGCCGGCCAGATCCGCCGCCTGTACGTAGACTGCACCGTCATCAACTCCGAAGAGGAGTTTTTGCGCACCCTGGCTTATCACCTGGACCCCAGCGAAATGAAGCTGTTGTTAGGCCGGGCGGCCGAATCTACCCGCTACCAAAACCTGATGTTCGACCGCTTCGCTTCGCTGCATGGCGCGCCCATCACCTTTCTCATTGACGAGTTAGACCGCCTTCTGACCCACGTTGGCAATCAGTGGGGTTTGTTCGATGTGCTGCGCGCCGCTTCCAACGCCGGCAAAGCGCGGTTTATTATGGCCGGCTATCGCCGGGCTATGCGCGCCTCTACCAACCAACAATCTCCCTTTTTTAATCTGGCCGAAACCATCAACCTGGGCCGCCTGAAGCGTTCCGAAGTGCGGCAGATGATTGTGGCGCCGATGGAGCGGCTGCGCATCGCCATTCAGAACCGCGAGAATGTCATCAACCGCATCAATCGGGAGACGGCCGGATTGCCCAACTACGTCCAGTTTTATTGCAAAACGCTCTTGGAGCAGCTCGACGAAGAAGGGCGCGACGCCATCACCGAAGATGATTTGCAGGTGGTCTATGAAAACCGTGAATTCCGCAATTTTGTCCTGGATACCTTCATGTCCAATACAGAACCGGTGGAACGCGCCCTGGTTTATGCCCTGGTAGTGGCCGATGACCACCCGACCGGCCAGTCAGTTTTCTCGCAGCGCAGTATGGATGACGTGCTAAAAAAGCGAAACCTGAAACTGACCTATGAACAGTTGGACCAGGCCTGCCGCAACCTGGCGGTGGCCGGTGTTTTTAATGAGGTGGGGCGTGATTTTGAATTTGCCGCGCCGCTTTTTCAACATATGCTGCGCCAGACGCGGGATGTGGAGTTTCTGTTTGATAAGACGCGGGAAGAGATTTTGGGGGCCAAGCTCTTGACATGA
- a CDS encoding response regulator, whose product MDEVSHPQSLLLVEDQEAFYAPITRWLEEEGYQVTLASSLAAALTCLETGHYHLTIVDIRLEDDNPQNQEGMKLLEEIERQGINGVMPCIVLTAYANVENILTATQVRHVARFIEKTPVGFRSELLTAVHTQFDETIGINFGLVYDVGTERLIPQIAADINWETPPKPAAAVLIPQVYDLFGRLFARARRLYVAKLTPGLTGAAVVLARPTLNFGMGPSYVVKIGRRDKVKLEAQRCEDFVKPYLPPNTTTQVDVAFTRHLGALQYRFAESDFSPLKEFDEFYKHHAPEAIITSLQNLFQNTGRYWYDNPDRRFADLTQLYFAAFQLDEAKLHGRIQEILPDFTPEQPFLHLPPDNTQILNPIFWLTAHREECVMAVYHCITHGDLTGRNIMVSEQGRCWLIDFYRTHESHILRDFVILETDIKYRLLPAPDDETFARLEHTLLAANPAEIDVPTAVTLPPTTYKAAQVLLALHRIAYEFLRDRNGARQDTRREYLISLLMATLNVARLRHIPAARKLQAILSASFICAELDKLAGREQPAAPTNH is encoded by the coding sequence ATGGACGAAGTATCTCATCCCCAAAGTTTACTTCTGGTAGAGGACCAGGAGGCGTTTTATGCGCCCATTACCCGCTGGCTGGAAGAAGAGGGCTACCAGGTAACATTGGCCTCTTCGCTGGCCGCCGCGCTGACTTGCCTGGAAACAGGCCACTATCACCTGACCATCGTAGATATTCGCCTTGAGGACGACAATCCGCAGAATCAGGAGGGTATGAAGCTGCTGGAAGAAATCGAAAGGCAGGGAATCAATGGGGTGATGCCGTGTATTGTTCTGACAGCTTATGCCAATGTGGAAAATATCCTCACGGCGACGCAAGTGCGGCATGTGGCGCGTTTCATAGAGAAAACACCAGTCGGCTTTCGTTCGGAGTTGTTAACGGCCGTTCACACCCAGTTCGACGAAACAATCGGCATCAACTTTGGCCTGGTCTATGATGTAGGCACTGAACGATTGATCCCCCAGATTGCCGCCGACATTAACTGGGAAACACCCCCCAAACCGGCCGCGGCTGTTTTAATTCCCCAGGTCTACGACTTGTTTGGGCGGCTGTTTGCCAGGGCCAGGCGGCTGTATGTCGCCAAACTGACGCCGGGTCTCACCGGAGCGGCCGTCGTATTGGCGCGCCCTACCTTGAATTTTGGCATGGGACCTTCTTACGTCGTTAAAATTGGGCGGCGCGACAAGGTGAAACTGGAGGCGCAGCGCTGCGAAGACTTTGTAAAGCCTTATCTCCCACCCAATACGACGACGCAGGTGGATGTGGCCTTCACGCGGCATCTGGGCGCTCTGCAATACCGTTTTGCCGAAAGCGACTTTAGTCCGCTCAAGGAATTTGACGAATTTTACAAACACCACGCGCCAGAGGCGATTATCACCAGCCTGCAAAACTTATTTCAAAATACCGGCCGTTATTGGTACGACAATCCTGATCGCCGCTTTGCCGATTTGACACAGTTGTATTTTGCTGCCTTTCAGCTAGACGAGGCGAAACTGCACGGCCGTATCCAGGAAATCCTGCCCGACTTCACCCCTGAGCAGCCATTTCTGCACCTGCCGCCGGACAATACTCAGATACTCAACCCTATCTTCTGGTTAACGGCGCACCGAGAAGAATGCGTCATGGCTGTGTACCACTGCATCACGCACGGCGACCTGACCGGCCGCAATATCATGGTCAGCGAGCAAGGGCGCTGTTGGCTGATTGATTTTTATCGCACCCATGAAAGCCATATTTTGCGCGATTTTGTCATCCTGGAGACCGACATCAAATACCGGCTGCTGCCCGCCCCCGACGATGAGACATTTGCCCGGTTGGAACATACCCTGCTGGCAGCCAATCCGGCCGAGATAGACGTGCCAACGGCCGTCACCCTGCCCCCCACCACCTACAAAGCCGCCCAGGTGTTGTTAGCCCTGCACCGCATCGCCTACGAATTTCTCCGTGATCGTAACGGCGCGCGCCAGGATACGCGCCGCGAATATCTGATCAGCTTGCTCATGGCAACATTAAACGTCGCCCGCTTGCGCCACATCCCCGCAGCGCGTAAATTACAGGCCATACTTTCCGCTTCCTTTATCTGCGCCGAACTGGATAAACTGGCCGGTCGGGAACAACCCGCAGCACCCACTAACCACTAA
- a CDS encoding GAF domain-containing protein — MRRNGWRRRACFARWPDLTPTVDGLQALLAQTGGDPFLIEQVIAICSAQMKQAGWARVTRRRITAAVASFLQDSTHWAVAESLRQIEINPSLLSCALLLLERNEAPAGELPIDSSESPTALDLCGAFGRTADGYKLKSPLWATLVGRHLTPARVGGLYAIAGDWARAIQYLGLAVRAGETAVKPELFAATINAIHASEDTLPAFLDLGRGLQAAYPESDTYLYFQTDDALRLVYPTSEEAQRRSILLEEANRPEIEALRGPEYSILLVGEETRLLFPLRIGPIGAHTVGLASFSRLTTSDSPYEQREERMQLSAFLRQAARALEAKGQFVHLLDTTTRHADKLKTFNKILTRILDHRDQPETVLLRSVLEGITHGWGLEFNRALLFVPDDKQQQLVGLLSIGHLTREETEAEWEAEPYDREAVDEWLAGLFTTQAAKARRQQRLQTRVETIVVPLTAVHDPLVQCFRSQKPKLSSQHQSLAGFTRSFYEIVQPPIDFALAPLRAGEQVSGVIYVDNRFTGRPIAAESFELLQTFVSQAALIIENARTFAAEKRHTDALTHLLRVEEAVNNQITLSVQAVLAEIVTSAQQLFGAECVVLYPLRSTDLGPGLLDYDMDHITHIGVRDEASIGQPRPSGGMATWVIEAGVLPVLATATAVLPTDNTLVIDSEFIRQEGIRSFAGVRLGSAESPVGVMYLNWRSPHTFSHETLRLIRVFANFAAVAIPSARRYQRVRTELDRRTLELTDLGQVLKVSLEARSEGGIEETIRWALKTAQEHTGAPHAYLVRNEPYDKWRVFHLTAANQLRAEEKELTAGAMPYTTFTDAQSRLVNLCSDATTLPQPLLYQQDTCCLLEMPVMVTGNCLAVFRLETPTAGGLTVEHKDYLQHVVSRLAVTMEQIERTQALRRLLDISWQLTHEKELPGILHFLVRQAMAAMRTVSAITLYHKDLMGQLVLGEMAGVQRDTAVTQQPPYTRTVINQIWQLDEPLFAENVRQDPLLSGPFVHREGIQSTAVFPLQVKEERVGCMFFNYRIPHVFDESERSLLSLFAHLTAMAIHQARLNAELQHARDRELWQRISQLSTGMIHDINSAVASIPDLTAEIATKLQAGKDVSAPLADLRRNAEKTGQLSARLRDLVIHQQFRPEIIPLNSLIQAAVAEIQEQKPPHVAVYFQDNDQAPEIWADRLLIARLLHNLITNAWDAIPPQRQGKVEISLTVQRGQAQIAIRDNGQGIEAENMARVFEPDYTTKENQLGIHGIGLYYCRQIAREHSGNLEVDSRLGSGTTFTIFLPCLYDPLGQEIES, encoded by the coding sequence ATGCGCAGGAACGGTTGGCGCAGGCGCGCCTGCTTTGCCAGATGGCCGGACCTGACGCCAACGGTAGACGGGCTGCAAGCGCTGTTGGCGCAAACGGGCGGAGACCCATTTTTGATTGAGCAGGTGATCGCCATCTGTTCGGCACAGATGAAGCAGGCGGGCTGGGCCAGAGTTACCCGGAGACGCATCACCGCCGCGGTGGCCTCCTTTTTGCAAGACAGCACCCATTGGGCTGTGGCTGAATCGCTGCGGCAGATTGAAATTAACCCCAGCCTGCTCTCTTGCGCCCTGCTTTTGCTAGAACGAAATGAAGCGCCGGCTGGTGAACTGCCTATAGACAGCAGCGAATCGCCGACGGCATTGGACTTGTGCGGTGCGTTTGGTCGCACGGCCGATGGCTATAAGCTCAAAAGCCCGTTGTGGGCTACGCTGGTGGGCCGCCACCTGACCCCAGCGCGGGTGGGTGGGCTGTATGCCATCGCCGGCGATTGGGCCAGGGCGATTCAATACCTGGGTCTGGCGGTGCGGGCGGGGGAAACGGCCGTTAAACCGGAACTATTCGCCGCCACCATCAACGCCATCCACGCCAGCGAAGATACGCTGCCCGCCTTCCTGGACCTGGGGCGCGGCTTGCAAGCCGCTTACCCCGAAAGTGATACCTATCTCTATTTTCAGACAGACGACGCCTTACGCCTGGTGTATCCGACCAGTGAAGAGGCGCAGCGGCGTTCCATTTTGCTGGAAGAAGCCAACCGGCCAGAGATAGAAGCCTTGCGCGGACCGGAATACTCCATCTTGCTGGTAGGCGAAGAGACCCGACTGTTATTCCCACTGCGTATCGGGCCGATTGGGGCGCATACGGTGGGGTTGGCTTCTTTCAGCCGTCTGACCACTTCAGACTCGCCTTATGAGCAGCGCGAGGAACGAATGCAGTTGTCGGCGTTTTTACGCCAGGCGGCGCGGGCATTGGAGGCCAAGGGGCAGTTTGTCCACTTGTTGGATACCACCACCCGCCACGCTGATAAGCTGAAGACGTTTAATAAAATCCTGACGCGCATCTTAGATCACCGCGATCAGCCGGAAACGGTGCTGCTGCGCAGCGTGCTGGAAGGCATTACCCACGGCTGGGGGCTGGAATTTAACCGGGCGCTGTTGTTTGTGCCCGATGACAAACAGCAGCAGTTGGTCGGGCTTTTGAGCATCGGCCACCTGACGCGGGAAGAAACGGAGGCGGAGTGGGAAGCGGAGCCATATGACCGGGAGGCGGTGGACGAGTGGCTGGCCGGTTTGTTCACCACGCAGGCGGCAAAGGCGCGGCGGCAGCAGCGGCTGCAAACGCGGGTGGAGACGATTGTGGTTCCGCTAACGGCCGTTCACGACCCCCTGGTTCAATGTTTCCGCAGCCAAAAGCCCAAACTCAGCTCCCAGCACCAATCTCTGGCCGGGTTTACACGCTCTTTTTACGAGATCGTCCAGCCGCCCATTGATTTTGCCCTGGCGCCGCTGCGGGCTGGTGAACAAGTGTCCGGCGTTATTTACGTGGACAATAGATTTACCGGACGGCCGATAGCCGCCGAGTCGTTTGAACTGCTGCAAACCTTTGTCAGCCAGGCGGCGCTAATCATTGAAAATGCCCGTACCTTCGCCGCCGAAAAGCGGCACACCGACGCCCTGACCCATTTGCTGCGTGTCGAAGAGGCGGTCAACAATCAGATTACGCTGTCGGTTCAGGCGGTGCTGGCGGAGATTGTGACCTCGGCGCAGCAGTTGTTTGGCGCGGAGTGCGTGGTGCTTTATCCCTTGCGCTCCACCGACCTGGGGCCGGGTTTGCTCGATTATGATATGGACCACATCACGCATATTGGCGTCCGCGATGAGGCGTCTATCGGCCAGCCGCGCCCGTCGGGCGGCATGGCAACCTGGGTGATTGAGGCGGGCGTGCTGCCAGTGTTGGCTACGGCAACGGCCGTTTTGCCCACCGACAACACCCTGGTGATAGACAGTGAATTTATTCGCCAGGAAGGCATCCGCTCCTTTGCCGGGGTGCGCCTGGGCAGCGCCGAAAGTCCGGTTGGTGTCATGTATCTCAATTGGCGCTCGCCGCACACCTTCTCCCATGAAACGCTCCGGCTGATTCGTGTTTTTGCCAATTTTGCCGCCGTCGCCATCCCCAGCGCCCGCCGTTACCAGCGCGTGCGCACTGAACTAGACCGCCGCACCCTGGAACTGACTGACCTGGGACAGGTGCTTAAAGTCAGCCTGGAAGCCCGCTCTGAGGGAGGGATTGAGGAGACGATTCGCTGGGCTTTAAAAACAGCCCAAGAGCATACGGGCGCGCCACACGCTTACCTGGTTCGCAACGAACCCTACGATAAATGGCGCGTGTTCCATTTGACGGCCGCTAATCAATTGCGGGCCGAAGAAAAGGAGCTGACGGCCGGCGCGATGCCCTACACGACGTTCACCGATGCCCAAAGCCGACTGGTGAATTTATGCAGCGACGCGACCACCTTGCCGCAACCGCTGTTGTACCAGCAAGATACTTGCTGCCTGTTGGAGATGCCAGTCATGGTGACGGGCAATTGTCTGGCCGTTTTTCGTTTGGAAACGCCAACCGCCGGTGGGCTGACTGTTGAACACAAAGATTATTTGCAGCACGTTGTCAGCCGGTTGGCGGTGACCATGGAGCAGATTGAACGGACGCAGGCTTTACGCCGTTTGTTGGATATTTCCTGGCAGTTAACCCATGAAAAAGAGCTGCCCGGCATTCTGCATTTTTTGGTGCGGCAGGCGATGGCCGCCATGCGCACGGTCAGCGCCATTACCTTGTACCATAAAGACCTGATGGGGCAGTTGGTGTTGGGTGAGATGGCCGGGGTGCAGCGGGACACGGCCGTGACCCAACAACCACCGTATACGCGCACCGTCATCAACCAGATATGGCAGCTCGACGAGCCGCTGTTTGCCGAGAATGTTCGCCAGGACCCACTCCTCAGCGGTCCATTTGTTCACCGCGAAGGCATTCAATCTACGGCCGTGTTCCCTCTGCAAGTCAAAGAAGAACGGGTGGGCTGCATGTTCTTCAACTACCGTATCCCCCATGTCTTTGACGAGAGCGAGCGCAGCCTGCTCTCGTTGTTCGCTCATCTGACAGCCATGGCCATCCATCAGGCCAGATTGAACGCCGAATTGCAGCACGCCCGCGACCGAGAACTGTGGCAGCGCATCAGCCAACTGTCCACCGGCATGATCCACGACATCAACAGCGCCGTCGCCAGTATCCCCGACCTGACGGCCGAAATCGCAACCAAACTTCAGGCGGGCAAAGACGTGTCTGCTCCCCTGGCCGATTTGCGCCGCAATGCGGAAAAAACAGGGCAGTTGAGCGCGCGCCTGCGCGACCTGGTTATCCACCAGCAGTTCCGGCCGGAAATCATCCCGTTAAACAGCCTGATTCAGGCGGCCGTAGCCGAAATTCAGGAACAAAAGCCGCCCCACGTCGCTGTTTATTTTCAGGACAACGACCAGGCGCCGGAGATTTGGGCCGACCGGCTGCTGATTGCTCGCCTGCTGCACAACCTCATCACCAATGCCTGGGACGCCATTCCTCCGCAACGCCAGGGCAAGGTAGAGATTAGCCTGACGGTGCAGCGCGGGCAGGCACAGATTGCCATCCGTGACAACGGCCAGGGCATTGAAGCGGAAAATATGGCGCGCGTTTTTGAACCAGATTACACAACCAAAGAAAATCAGTTGGGCATTCATGGCATTGGCCTCTATTACTGCCGGCAAATTGCCAGAGAACACAGCGGCAATTTAGAAGTAGACAGCAGATTGGGATCGGGAACAACCTTTACCATCTTCTTGCCGTGCCTTTACGATCCGCTTGGCCAAGAAATAGAATCGTAA
- a CDS encoding aminopeptidase, translated as MRSQTIHAAKTVLAQCLALPPGAELVVFADETTINTASIIAEAAVNLELKPVVAYFTQQMQIELGDKGLFPGVESLLDDAVAALVCLNSTPHCLPFRDRARQSALNAGCKVAHMPGINQATLLLADIDYETLTAQCELLALALAKGQHMEIVTQDHKGEKHHLHLPLHAWRRLPIISDGIIQKDSWGNVPSGETYIAPPEGLAEGSIVINGSIPGYTIPPGEEIILRFHQGRLVRWTPAGSPAVQHLLNTQIEWARLQGDENWDNLAEVGLGANPRVQTLTGIPLLDEKKYGSIHIALGDNVDMGGQVASRIHCDMVALSPEVVVDGRVIIKDGAIVIREEEWREDHRAVQPTAMWQPDLSVACMATNVHIDEQGQLHRLWDTSSGRVCMVKVGSGETSRQAAAVYQVLKRRAQPMMIADLAMLKPNLDLTQLLQLTYLLQQYELIKIQNHDT; from the coding sequence ATGAGGAGCCAAACCATTCACGCTGCCAAAACTGTTCTAGCCCAATGTTTGGCGCTGCCACCGGGAGCCGAATTAGTTGTTTTTGCCGATGAAACCACCATAAACACGGCCAGCATCATCGCCGAAGCGGCTGTCAACCTGGAATTGAAACCGGTTGTCGCCTACTTCACGCAGCAGATGCAGATAGAGTTGGGTGATAAGGGTCTGTTTCCCGGCGTCGAATCCTTATTGGATGATGCCGTTGCCGCGCTGGTTTGTTTGAATAGTACCCCACACTGTTTGCCCTTCCGCGACCGCGCCCGGCAGTCGGCGCTCAATGCCGGCTGCAAGGTGGCGCATATGCCCGGCATCAATCAGGCCACGCTGCTGCTCGCGGACATAGATTATGAGACTCTGACTGCCCAATGTGAACTGTTGGCTCTGGCCCTGGCCAAGGGACAGCACATGGAAATCGTCACCCAGGACCACAAGGGGGAGAAGCATCATTTGCATCTCCCCTTGCACGCCTGGCGGCGACTGCCCATTATTAGCGATGGCATCATCCAGAAAGATTCGTGGGGCAACGTGCCTTCCGGCGAAACCTACATCGCCCCGCCCGAAGGTTTAGCCGAAGGGAGCATCGTCATTAATGGCTCCATTCCCGGCTATACCATCCCTCCAGGCGAAGAAATTATCTTGCGTTTCCACCAGGGTCGCCTGGTCAGATGGACGCCGGCCGGAAGCCCGGCCGTGCAGCATCTCCTGAACACCCAAATCGAATGGGCGCGCTTACAGGGCGATGAGAACTGGGACAATCTGGCTGAAGTGGGTCTGGGCGCCAATCCCCGTGTGCAGACGTTAACCGGAATTCCTCTGCTGGATGAGAAAAAATACGGCTCAATTCACATTGCGTTGGGCGACAATGTGGATATGGGCGGACAGGTTGCCTCGCGTATTCACTGTGATATGGTGGCCCTGTCGCCTGAGGTGGTGGTGGACGGCCGTGTGATCATCAAAGACGGCGCTATTGTGATTCGGGAAGAGGAATGGCGCGAAGATCATCGGGCGGTGCAGCCGACGGCCATGTGGCAGCCCGATCTCAGCGTTGCCTGCATGGCGACCAACGTGCATATAGACGAGCAAGGGCAGCTGCATCGTTTGTGGGATACCAGCTCTGGGCGCGTTTGTATGGTGAAGGTGGGCAGCGGCGAAACATCACGTCAGGCGGCGGCCGTTTACCAGGTGTTAAAACGCCGCGCCCAGCCAATGATGATCGCCGACCTGGCCATGCTCAAGCCTAACCTCGATTTGACCCAGTTGTTACAACTGACTTACCTGCTGCAACAATACGAGTTGATCAAGATTCAGAATCACGATACCTGA